Proteins encoded in a region of the Streptomyces sp. NBC_00513 genome:
- the lanL gene encoding class IV lanthionine synthetase LanL: MTSHATEVDLESLLRQALLITDNGKRWTADADDMWCRLTHHRGIRRRQGWKLHVSATAASAPEVLVKSLDVLLREEAAFKFVRSLDQVSALNSRATPRGSSGKFITIYPPSDEDAARMALELHKATAGLAGPRILSDQPYAPHSLVHYRYGAFVGRRRLSEQGLLVWFIEDPDGNPVEDRRTGQYSPPSWAVSPFPASVPLPPQQEKAASNPVVLGGRFSVREAIRHTNKGGVYRGTDVTTGAPVVIKEARPHVEGDSSGSDVRDWLRAEARTLEKLKGTGLAPEPLAMFETAGHLFLAQEEVPGVPLRTWVAERFRDVGSERYRADALAQVRRLVDLVAAAHAHGCVLRDFTPGNVMVRPDGELRLIDLELAALEGDVTLPTQVGTPGFSAPERLHDAPVSPTADYYGLGATVCFVLGGKVPNLLPEEPATRPAEQRFAEWLTACAGTLRMPDGLPEMILGLMKDDPGERWDPARASEALREMDPTRRPAHPATGPVRTDEPHAATRVAVSGMVNHLIDSMTPGDDRRLWPVSTLAGETDPCTVQQGAAGALAVLTRYFELTGDPRLPELIATAGHWIAARTDTRSIRPGLHFGGRGIAWALYDAGRAIDDRALTDHALALALAPLESTPSHDITHGSAGSGLAAAHLWNRTGDPRLAELVVDAADRLAAAAQPEPSGVSWPVPAEAVSTEAGKRYLGFAHGTSGIGCFLLTAAAITDRSEHMELAVAAGEHLVANAVMVGQAAQWPAQATDVPTAPYWCHGSAGIGSFLVRLWQRTGDKRFGDLARGATHAVMERASRAALAQCHGLAGNGDFLLDMAEATGDPAYRAMADDLARLLVSERAHRENHVVFPNEYGDVSTSWSDGSAGILAFLLRTRHTDPRHWMIRQPG, translated from the coding sequence ATGACGAGCCACGCAACCGAAGTCGACCTCGAAAGTCTGCTACGCCAGGCGCTACTGATCACGGATAACGGCAAGCGTTGGACAGCCGACGCGGACGATATGTGGTGCCGCCTCACACACCACCGAGGCATACGACGCCGGCAGGGCTGGAAACTGCACGTGTCCGCCACCGCCGCCTCCGCACCGGAAGTCCTCGTGAAGTCCCTGGACGTGTTGCTGCGCGAGGAGGCGGCATTCAAATTCGTCCGGTCACTCGACCAGGTGAGCGCGCTCAACTCCCGTGCCACGCCGCGAGGGAGTTCGGGCAAGTTCATCACCATCTACCCGCCCTCCGACGAGGACGCGGCCCGAATGGCACTTGAGCTGCACAAGGCCACGGCGGGACTGGCCGGCCCCCGGATCCTGTCCGACCAGCCGTACGCTCCACACAGCCTGGTGCACTACCGCTACGGCGCTTTCGTCGGCCGGCGGCGACTGTCGGAGCAGGGTCTGCTGGTGTGGTTCATCGAGGACCCCGACGGCAACCCCGTGGAGGACAGGCGCACCGGTCAGTATTCCCCACCCTCCTGGGCGGTCAGCCCCTTCCCGGCCTCGGTACCGCTGCCACCTCAGCAGGAGAAGGCGGCGAGCAACCCGGTGGTGCTCGGCGGCCGATTCTCGGTACGGGAGGCGATCCGGCACACCAACAAGGGCGGCGTCTACCGGGGAACCGACGTCACCACCGGCGCACCCGTGGTGATCAAGGAAGCCCGGCCACACGTCGAGGGCGACTCGTCCGGCTCCGACGTACGCGACTGGCTGAGGGCCGAGGCCAGGACGCTGGAGAAGCTCAAGGGCACGGGACTCGCACCGGAACCGCTCGCGATGTTCGAAACGGCCGGGCACCTCTTCCTCGCCCAGGAGGAAGTGCCGGGCGTACCCCTGCGCACCTGGGTCGCCGAGCGCTTCCGCGACGTCGGGAGCGAACGCTACCGAGCGGACGCACTCGCGCAGGTTCGACGCCTGGTGGACCTCGTCGCGGCGGCCCACGCCCACGGCTGCGTACTGAGGGACTTCACGCCCGGCAACGTCATGGTGCGCCCGGACGGCGAACTGCGCCTCATCGACCTGGAGCTCGCCGCCCTGGAGGGCGACGTCACGCTCCCCACCCAAGTGGGAACCCCCGGCTTCAGCGCCCCCGAGCGTCTGCACGACGCTCCCGTCTCCCCGACCGCCGACTACTACGGCCTCGGCGCCACCGTGTGCTTCGTGCTCGGCGGGAAGGTGCCGAACCTGCTGCCCGAGGAGCCGGCCACGAGACCCGCGGAGCAGCGGTTCGCCGAGTGGCTGACCGCCTGCGCCGGAACACTGCGCATGCCGGACGGCCTGCCGGAGATGATCCTCGGGCTGATGAAGGACGATCCCGGCGAGCGCTGGGACCCTGCCAGGGCGAGTGAGGCACTCCGCGAGATGGACCCGACGCGGCGGCCCGCGCACCCCGCCACCGGACCGGTACGGACGGACGAACCACACGCCGCGACGCGGGTCGCGGTAAGCGGGATGGTGAACCACCTCATCGATTCGATGACCCCGGGCGACGATCGACGGCTGTGGCCCGTGTCCACCCTGGCCGGGGAGACCGATCCCTGCACCGTGCAGCAAGGCGCGGCGGGTGCGCTGGCGGTCCTGACGCGGTACTTCGAGCTCACCGGCGACCCGCGACTGCCCGAGCTGATCGCCACCGCCGGCCACTGGATCGCCGCCCGTACCGACACCCGCTCCATACGCCCGGGCCTGCACTTCGGAGGACGCGGCATCGCCTGGGCGCTGTACGACGCCGGACGTGCCATCGACGACCGCGCGCTCACGGACCACGCGTTGGCCCTGGCGTTGGCCCCGCTGGAGTCGACGCCCAGTCACGACATCACCCACGGCTCCGCGGGCAGCGGACTCGCCGCCGCCCACCTGTGGAACCGTACCGGTGACCCACGCCTGGCCGAGCTGGTCGTCGACGCGGCCGACCGGCTGGCCGCCGCCGCGCAACCCGAGCCGTCCGGCGTGAGCTGGCCGGTTCCCGCGGAGGCGGTTTCCACGGAGGCCGGCAAACGTTATCTCGGCTTCGCCCACGGAACGTCCGGCATTGGCTGCTTCCTCCTCACCGCCGCGGCCATCACCGACCGCTCCGAGCACATGGAACTGGCCGTGGCGGCGGGAGAACACCTGGTGGCCAACGCCGTGATGGTCGGCCAGGCGGCCCAGTGGCCGGCCCAGGCCACGGACGTGCCCACGGCGCCGTACTGGTGCCACGGTTCGGCGGGCATCGGTTCCTTCCTGGTCCGACTCTGGCAGCGGACCGGGGACAAACGGTTCGGCGACCTCGCCCGCGGCGCCACACACGCCGTCATGGAACGCGCCTCTCGCGCCGCTCTGGCCCAGTGCCACGGGCTGGCGGGGAACGGAGACTTCCTCCTCGACATGGCCGAGGCCACCGGGGATCCCGCCTACCGCGCGATGGCCGACGACCTGGCCCGTCTCCTCGTCTCCGAACGGGCCCACCGCGAAAACCACGTCGTCTTCCCCAACGAGTACGGGGACGTCTCGACGAGTTGGAGCGACGGATCCGCAGGAATCCTGGCCTTCCTCCTGCGAACCCGCCACACAGACCCCCGGCACTGGATGATCCGGCAGCCGGGCTGA
- a CDS encoding VenA family class IV lanthipeptide, with protein MENQDLSLLAHLHALPETDPVGVDGAPFAATCECVGLLTLLNTICIGISCA; from the coding sequence ATGGAGAACCAGGACCTCAGCCTGCTTGCCCACCTGCACGCCCTTCCGGAGACCGACCCGGTCGGCGTCGACGGCGCGCCGTTCGCCGCGACCTGCGAGTGCGTCGGCCTGCTGACGCTTCTCAACACCATCTGTATCGGCATCAGCTGCGCCTAG
- a CDS encoding ATP-binding cassette domain-containing protein, whose protein sequence is MQPPAGDDARTRANLVTTAPTHPDTAGPTAPPAYAISTRGLFKSYAGPDGTTTHAVRGLDLDVLQGETYAFLGPNGAGKSTTLALLCALARPTAGQATVAGVDVLRRPEQVRRLVGMLFQHSALDPDLTAEQNLHIHARLYGLRRRHARLRAAETLEMVGLTDRRRALVRTLSGGMRRRLELARGLLHSPRVLFLDEPTTGLDPHARVQVWEHLRALRDQHGSTLFVTTHYLEEAENCDRLGIIDHGRLVTQGTPLALKTAIGDDRVVLRTSDDAAARQVVGRTAPSGLAVTLDAEGVTLRVPDGSAWIPRLCAALEAHGIAVHAASATPPTLDDVFFHHTGRSIHAPRPTPATPSATTAATEEAP, encoded by the coding sequence ATGCAGCCACCTGCCGGAGACGACGCTCGCACCCGGGCGAACCTCGTGACCACCGCCCCCACGCACCCGGACACCGCCGGGCCCACCGCCCCGCCGGCGTACGCCATCAGCACGCGCGGTCTGTTCAAGAGCTACGCGGGTCCGGACGGCACCACCACCCACGCCGTTCGCGGCCTGGACCTGGACGTGCTCCAAGGCGAGACCTACGCCTTCCTCGGCCCCAACGGCGCGGGCAAGTCCACCACCCTCGCGCTGTTGTGCGCCCTGGCCCGCCCCACCGCCGGACAGGCCACGGTGGCGGGCGTCGACGTACTCCGCCGACCGGAGCAGGTACGAAGACTCGTCGGGATGCTCTTCCAACACAGCGCCCTGGATCCGGACCTGACAGCCGAACAGAACCTGCACATCCACGCACGCCTCTACGGACTGCGCCGCCGCCACGCCCGCCTGCGCGCCGCCGAGACGCTGGAGATGGTCGGATTGACCGACCGGCGACGTGCCCTGGTCCGCACCCTGTCCGGAGGGATGCGCCGCCGCCTGGAACTCGCCCGCGGGCTGCTCCACTCACCCAGGGTCCTGTTCCTCGACGAGCCGACCACCGGACTCGACCCGCACGCCCGCGTCCAGGTGTGGGAACACCTGCGCGCACTGCGCGACCAGCACGGCAGCACGCTCTTCGTCACCACCCATTACCTGGAAGAGGCGGAGAACTGCGACCGCCTCGGCATCATCGACCACGGCCGACTCGTGACACAAGGCACGCCCCTCGCACTGAAGACCGCGATCGGAGACGACCGGGTGGTGCTGCGCACCAGCGACGACGCGGCGGCACGACAGGTCGTGGGCCGCACCGCCCCGTCGGGTCTCGCCGTCACCCTGGACGCCGAAGGGGTGACCCTGAGGGTCCCCGACGGCAGCGCCTGGATCCCCCGCCTGTGCGCGGCACTCGAAGCCCACGGCATCGCGGTGCACGCCGCGTCCGCGACCCCGCCGACACTCGACGACGTCTTCTTCCACCACACCGGCCGCAGCATCCACGCCCCCCGGCCGACACCGGCCACCCCGAGCGCAACCACGGCAGCAACCGAGGAGGCCCCATGA
- a CDS encoding ABC transporter permease — MTAPALPASDASRTPDAPGASTDTGRESGAPLRHELRAVHALIYRDLLRLSAQPTHTALMLLQPVLYLFILGGGLAALIPNSSLGVGYQTYLFPGMLMMTVQTPAIMVGIRLITDRQSGYLRELLMAPVRRSTLLLGSCAGGTIVSTVQGAVLLALAGTVGLPYDPLLMALLLAGMILTSFTITALSLALAVTLNRPEIFHMLLGLVMMPLLFLSGGFFPIENLPGWAHTLAAVNPLAYGVDLLRRCIALRVPDQAAAAGIEWSNWQPPLLLEGAILLTGGVLALLWAAHRFSRPE, encoded by the coding sequence ATGACCGCACCCGCCCTCCCGGCCTCAGACGCCTCCCGCACCCCTGATGCCCCGGGCGCCTCCACCGACACCGGCCGGGAGTCGGGGGCCCCTCTGCGCCACGAACTGCGCGCGGTACACGCCCTGATCTACCGCGATCTGCTGCGCTTGTCCGCCCAACCCACCCACACCGCCCTGATGCTGCTCCAGCCGGTGCTCTACCTCTTCATCCTGGGAGGCGGTCTCGCCGCGCTGATCCCCAACTCCTCGCTGGGCGTGGGCTATCAGACCTACCTCTTCCCGGGCATGCTGATGATGACGGTACAGACGCCGGCCATCATGGTCGGCATCCGCCTGATCACCGACCGACAGAGCGGCTACCTGCGCGAACTCCTGATGGCCCCGGTCCGCCGGTCCACCCTGCTCCTCGGGAGCTGCGCGGGCGGCACCATCGTCTCCACGGTCCAGGGCGCCGTCCTGCTCGCCCTGGCCGGAACCGTCGGGCTGCCCTACGACCCGCTCCTCATGGCGCTGCTCCTCGCCGGCATGATCCTCACCTCCTTCACCATCACGGCCCTGTCCCTGGCCCTGGCCGTGACCCTCAACCGGCCCGAGATCTTCCACATGCTGCTCGGCCTGGTGATGATGCCGTTGCTCTTCCTCTCCGGCGGCTTCTTCCCGATCGAGAACCTGCCGGGCTGGGCCCACACGCTGGCCGCCGTCAACCCGCTCGCCTACGGGGTGGACCTGCTCCGCCGCTGCATCGCGCTGCGGGTACCCGACCAGGCGGCCGCCGCGGGCATCGAGTGGTCGAACTGGCAACCTCCCCTGCTCCTGGAGGGCGCCATCCTGCTGACCGGCGGAGTCCTGGCCCTGCTCTGGGCCGCCCACCGCTTCAGCCGCCCCGAATGA
- a CDS encoding ABC transporter substrate-binding protein, producing the protein MPASRLRTVSVAACLALAAAPLGACGDKPPATPRAPAVATSAADTGGMAALIAAAKKEGSLNTIALPSDWANYGALIEGFEKKYGIKVAVENPEGTSQDEINALKEHRGAGLAPDVIDVGGSFAQSAARQGLLAPYEVADYDEIPEEQKDPRARWYNNYGGYISIGCDAKRVKTCPSTFADLRKPEYKGKVALNGDPTKSGSAFAGVYAAALANGGSFDNIQPGIDFFAELRKNGNFIPVESSVATIAKGQTPISIDWDFLNLGYADEFRRKGADVDWRTAIPFDGSFAQYYANGVNKDAPHPAAARLWQEYLFSPEGQNLRLGAYARPVLMDAMRKNGTLDKAAAEKLPTVEGTPTFPTEAQTENARRVVNRGWDKALSG; encoded by the coding sequence GTGCCCGCATCCCGTCTCCGGACAGTCTCCGTCGCCGCCTGCCTGGCCCTCGCGGCAGCGCCCCTCGGCGCCTGTGGAGACAAGCCCCCCGCCACACCCCGAGCGCCCGCGGTGGCCACCTCGGCCGCGGACACCGGCGGGATGGCGGCACTGATCGCGGCGGCGAAGAAGGAGGGCTCGCTCAACACGATCGCGCTGCCGAGCGACTGGGCCAACTACGGCGCGCTGATCGAAGGCTTCGAGAAGAAGTACGGGATCAAGGTCGCCGTGGAGAATCCGGAGGGGACCAGCCAGGACGAGATCAACGCCCTGAAGGAGCACAGGGGCGCGGGCCTCGCCCCCGACGTGATCGACGTGGGGGGCTCGTTCGCGCAGTCCGCGGCCCGGCAGGGTCTGCTCGCCCCGTACGAGGTCGCCGACTACGACGAGATCCCCGAGGAGCAGAAGGACCCGCGAGCCCGCTGGTACAACAACTACGGCGGCTACATCTCGATCGGCTGTGACGCCAAGCGCGTCAAGACCTGCCCTTCGACATTCGCCGATCTGCGCAAGCCCGAGTACAAGGGAAAGGTCGCACTCAACGGCGACCCCACCAAATCCGGCTCCGCCTTCGCCGGGGTGTACGCGGCGGCCCTGGCGAACGGGGGTTCCTTCGACAACATCCAACCCGGTATCGACTTCTTCGCCGAGCTCCGCAAGAACGGCAACTTCATCCCGGTCGAATCCTCGGTGGCCACGATCGCCAAGGGCCAGACCCCGATCAGCATCGACTGGGACTTCCTCAATCTCGGATATGCGGACGAATTCCGGAGGAAGGGCGCGGATGTCGACTGGCGGACCGCCATCCCCTTCGACGGCAGCTTCGCCCAGTACTACGCGAACGGGGTCAACAAGGACGCCCCGCACCCCGCGGCGGCACGTCTGTGGCAGGAGTACCTCTTCAGCCCGGAAGGCCAGAACCTCCGGCTCGGCGCCTATGCGCGCCCCGTCCTCATGGACGCGATGCGGAAGAACGGCACCCTCGACAAGGCGGCCGCGGAGAAACTGCCGACGGTCGAGGGCACACCGACGTTCCCGACGGAGGCGCAGACGGAGAATGCTCGACGCGTCGTCAACCGCGGCTGGGACAAAGCCCTCTCGGGCTGA
- a CDS encoding SpoIIE family protein phosphatase/ATP-binding protein, producing the protein MLLVAAAVGALVVQARSSAMLDARHRTLAAAGTFAESPGIVPALRSAHPSAVLQPSAEAARRIAEVDGINVYTLDGVTLTHSDPRQIGKHVVGPFSKAAAGKSFTETFEGSLGRSVVSVVPVKDPDGRVIAVVTSPVTVQNVQSMVNRQLPVVLGSAAVVLILSAGGTALVSRRLLRRTHGLGPAEMTRMYEHHDAVLHAVREGVLIVGGDGRLLLANDEARRLLDLPVHAEGLPVTDLGLEEGIAESIASGRSATDELQVAADRLLAVNIRRTAPYGKAGTVVTLRDTTELRALSGRAEMARERLNLLYDAGVQVGTTLNLERTAEELAEAAVPRFADVVTVDLLDPVLRGEEPPEASTEMRRTAVVGLDGNHPLSPVGELIRFAPTGPMAPGAAGGHAVLEADLRASQRWRAQHEANARQILDRGIHSLISVPLRARGVLLGMTCYWRGEDSPPFDEEDVSFAEELTARAALSIDNARRYTREHTMAVTLQRSLLPRRVPEQSAVEVAHRYLAARAGVGGDWFDVIPLPGARVALVVGDVVGHGLHAAATMGRLRTAVYNFSTLDLPPDELLSHLDELVAHIDTDEQEWQGITGATCLCAIYDPVSGQVTAATAGHPGPALVHPDGTVSFPDVPVSPPLGLGAGLPMETMTITLPEGSRLALFTNGLVESRGRDPDAAHAALRAALAGPARSPEETCTAVIDAMLPTRPVDDVALLVARTRRLDPARIAEWDVSPDPAAVSPVRNACARRLADWGLEDIAFTTELILSELLTNAIRYGTEPIRVRLLYDRSLVCEVSDGSSTSPHLRRAEDTDEGGRGLFLVAQFAERWGTRYTARGKIIWSEQTLQEETAPPAMDLAEALLAGWGEDGF; encoded by the coding sequence ATGCTTCTCGTCGCCGCCGCGGTGGGGGCGCTCGTGGTGCAGGCCCGTAGCTCCGCGATGCTGGACGCCCGACACCGGACGCTCGCCGCCGCCGGAACCTTCGCGGAGTCCCCGGGAATCGTCCCGGCCCTGCGCAGCGCCCATCCGAGCGCGGTGCTCCAGCCGAGCGCGGAGGCGGCCCGGAGGATCGCCGAGGTCGACGGCATCAACGTGTACACGCTCGACGGCGTCACGCTCACCCACAGTGATCCGCGGCAGATCGGGAAGCACGTCGTCGGCCCCTTCTCCAAGGCGGCGGCAGGCAAGTCCTTCACCGAGACGTTCGAAGGGTCCCTCGGCCGGTCCGTGGTCTCGGTGGTTCCCGTCAAGGACCCCGACGGGCGCGTCATCGCCGTCGTCACCTCCCCGGTCACGGTCCAGAACGTACAGAGCATGGTCAACCGGCAGCTGCCGGTCGTCCTGGGCAGTGCGGCCGTGGTACTGATCCTCTCCGCGGGTGGGACGGCCCTGGTGAGCCGTCGGCTGCTGCGGCGGACCCACGGCCTGGGACCCGCCGAGATGACCAGAATGTACGAACACCACGACGCGGTGCTCCACGCGGTACGCGAGGGCGTGCTGATCGTCGGCGGTGACGGGCGGCTGCTGCTGGCCAATGACGAGGCGCGCAGACTCCTGGACCTGCCGGTGCACGCGGAGGGACTCCCCGTCACGGACCTGGGTCTGGAGGAGGGCATCGCCGAGTCGATCGCCTCGGGCCGTTCCGCGACCGACGAGCTGCAGGTGGCGGCCGATCGGCTGCTGGCGGTGAACATCCGGCGCACCGCCCCCTACGGCAAGGCCGGGACCGTCGTCACGCTGCGGGACACCACCGAACTGCGGGCGCTGTCCGGGCGGGCCGAGATGGCCCGCGAGCGGCTGAACCTGCTGTACGACGCGGGGGTGCAGGTCGGAACGACGCTGAACCTGGAGCGCACCGCCGAGGAACTGGCGGAGGCGGCGGTCCCCCGGTTCGCCGACGTGGTCACCGTCGACCTGCTGGACCCGGTACTGCGCGGCGAGGAGCCGCCCGAGGCGAGCACCGAGATGCGCCGCACCGCCGTCGTCGGCCTTGACGGCAACCACCCGCTGTCCCCCGTCGGCGAGCTGATCCGGTTCGCTCCCACCGGCCCCATGGCCCCCGGGGCGGCAGGCGGCCACGCGGTCCTGGAGGCGGACCTGCGGGCCTCCCAGCGCTGGCGGGCCCAGCACGAGGCGAATGCCCGGCAGATCCTGGACCGCGGCATCCACTCCCTGATCTCCGTGCCCCTGCGGGCGCGGGGCGTGCTGCTGGGCATGACCTGCTACTGGCGGGGCGAGGACTCCCCGCCGTTCGACGAGGAGGACGTGTCCTTCGCGGAGGAGCTGACCGCGAGGGCGGCGCTGTCCATCGACAATGCCCGCCGCTACACCCGCGAGCACACCATGGCCGTCACCCTGCAGCGCAGCCTGCTTCCCCGGCGCGTACCGGAGCAGTCCGCCGTCGAGGTCGCGCACCGTTACCTGGCCGCCCGTGCCGGGGTGGGCGGTGACTGGTTCGACGTCATCCCGCTGCCCGGCGCCCGAGTGGCCCTGGTGGTCGGCGACGTCGTCGGCCACGGTCTGCACGCCGCCGCGACCATGGGCCGCCTGCGCACCGCCGTGTACAACTTCTCCACCCTCGACCTGCCTCCGGACGAGTTGCTGAGCCACCTGGACGAGTTGGTCGCCCACATCGACACCGACGAGCAGGAGTGGCAGGGGATCACCGGGGCCACCTGTCTGTGTGCCATCTACGACCCCGTCTCGGGGCAGGTGACGGCCGCCACCGCCGGGCATCCCGGCCCCGCCCTGGTCCACCCCGACGGAACCGTGTCCTTCCCCGACGTTCCCGTCTCCCCGCCGCTGGGTCTGGGCGCGGGTCTGCCCATGGAGACCATGACGATCACGCTGCCCGAGGGCTCCCGGCTGGCCCTCTTCACCAACGGGCTGGTCGAGAGCCGGGGCCGCGATCCGGACGCGGCCCACGCGGCGCTGCGCGCCGCCCTGGCAGGGCCTGCCCGCAGCCCCGAGGAAACCTGCACCGCGGTGATCGACGCGATGCTGCCCACCCGGCCCGTCGACGACGTCGCGCTGCTGGTGGCCCGCACCCGCCGGCTGGACCCCGCGCGGATCGCCGAGTGGGACGTGTCCCCCGACCCCGCCGCGGTGTCCCCGGTGCGCAACGCCTGCGCCCGCAGACTGGCGGACTGGGGCCTGGAGGACATCGCCTTCACCACGGAACTCATCCTCAGCGAGCTGTTGACCAACGCCATCCGCTACGGCACCGAGCCCATCCGGGTGAGGCTGCTGTACGACCGGAGCCTGGTCTGCGAGGTCTCCGACGGGTCCAGCACCTCCCCGCACCTGCGTCGGGCCGAGGACACCGACGAGGGCGGCCGCGGCCTGTTCCTCGTGGCGCAGTTCGCCGAGCGCTGGGGCACCCGCTACACCGCTCGCGGCAAGATCATCTGGAGCGAGCAGACCCTCCAGGAAGAGACCGCACCGCCCGCGATGGATCTCGCGGAGGCGCTTCTGGCCGGGTGGGGCGAGGACGGGTTCTGA
- a CDS encoding PP2C family protein-serine/threonine phosphatase — MRAPLRSPPGPGAGGHHQVLFALAECLPFALALLVLLVELTPAHVLYTGPLLVATPALAAVTMGPKGTLAATGVAVGVSVATATHNHAWGGQQVYTNFLALFLVSVASFMTSRTARTRRENELNQVRRIATAAQEVLLRPVPARLGAVRAASLYLAAEKGAQIGGDLYEVVQTRYGVRMIVGDVRGKGLPAVRAAAIVLGAFRESVHYEEDLVEVVNHCDAALRRDAAVAGAAGADGDDILLEGFVTALVAQVPDSPHVEVINRGHPPPLVLRDGTVRSLMPTEPLPPLGLAEFIGGPPGRVDSHPFAPGDRLLLYTDGVIEARDPGGTFFDLPEAVVGMRDDTREEFLEGLRQALLRHTKGRLADDVAVILVDRREAEGQG; from the coding sequence ATGAGAGCGCCCTTGCGCTCGCCCCCGGGACCGGGAGCCGGCGGCCACCACCAGGTCCTTTTCGCCCTCGCGGAGTGCCTGCCCTTCGCACTCGCCCTGCTGGTGCTCCTCGTCGAGCTCACGCCCGCGCACGTCCTGTACACCGGACCCCTGCTGGTCGCGACACCCGCTCTGGCGGCGGTGACCATGGGCCCCAAGGGCACGCTCGCGGCGACGGGAGTGGCCGTCGGGGTCAGCGTGGCCACCGCCACGCACAACCATGCCTGGGGTGGCCAGCAGGTCTACACGAACTTTCTCGCCCTGTTCCTGGTCTCGGTGGCGAGCTTCATGACGAGCCGCACCGCCCGCACGCGCCGGGAGAACGAGCTCAACCAGGTCCGCCGGATCGCCACGGCCGCCCAAGAGGTCCTGCTGCGGCCGGTGCCGGCAAGGCTCGGCGCCGTAAGGGCGGCCAGCCTGTACCTGGCGGCCGAGAAGGGCGCGCAGATCGGCGGTGACCTGTACGAAGTGGTCCAGACCCGGTACGGGGTCCGGATGATCGTCGGGGACGTCCGGGGCAAGGGACTGCCCGCCGTACGGGCCGCCGCGATCGTGCTGGGTGCGTTCCGGGAGTCCGTGCACTACGAGGAAGACCTGGTGGAGGTCGTCAACCACTGCGATGCGGCCCTGCGGCGCGATGCCGCCGTCGCGGGCGCGGCCGGGGCCGACGGCGACGACATCCTCCTCGAGGGGTTCGTCACCGCCCTCGTGGCCCAGGTCCCGGACAGCCCCCACGTCGAGGTGATCAACCGCGGCCATCCGCCGCCGTTGGTGCTGCGCGACGGCACGGTCCGGTCCTTGATGCCCACCGAACCCTTGCCGCCGTTGGGGCTCGCGGAGTTCATCGGCGGACCTCCCGGGCGAGTGGACAGCCATCCGTTCGCACCGGGGGACAGGCTGCTGCTGTACACCGACGGCGTCATCGAGGCCCGTGACCCGGGCGGCACTTTCTTCGACCTGCCCGAGGCCGTGGTGGGCATGCGCGACGACACCCGGGAGGAGTTCCTGGAGGGGCTGCGCCAGGCATTGCTCCGCCACACAAAGGGTCGCCTCGCGGACGACGTGGCGGTCATCCTCGTCGACCGGCGCGAAGCCGAGGGGCAGGGGTAG